The following proteins are co-located in the Spinactinospora alkalitolerans genome:
- a CDS encoding Mrp/NBP35 family ATP-binding protein, translating to MASTPTTDQVTAALATVQDPEIHRPITDLDMVKSVEIGDGGVVHVGIFLTVAGCPMKGRIEKDVTEAVSKVDGVTRVAVELDVMSDEQRKALQTKLRGGQAEKEIPFAKPNSLTKVFAVASGKGGVGKSSVTVNLAAAMAAEGHKVGVVDADIYGHSVPRMLGVSGHPTKVEDMILPPSAHDIKVISVGMFTQGNQPVVWRGPMLHRALQQFLSDVFWGDLDVLLMDLPPGTGDIAISVAQLLPGAEILVVTTPQQAAAEVAERAGAISAQTHQRVAGVIENMSYFIAPGTQERTYLFGEGGGKAVSEGLTQALGAKVPMLGQVPLEMGMREGGDEGKPYVLTDPDTEASKALRTIAGELVGKPRGLSGMQLGISPARR from the coding sequence ACCCCGAGATCCACCGCCCCATCACCGACCTCGACATGGTGAAGAGCGTCGAGATCGGGGACGGCGGTGTCGTCCACGTCGGCATCTTCCTCACGGTGGCCGGCTGTCCCATGAAGGGGCGCATCGAGAAGGACGTCACCGAGGCCGTGTCCAAGGTCGACGGTGTCACCCGCGTCGCGGTGGAACTCGACGTGATGAGCGACGAGCAGCGCAAGGCGCTGCAGACCAAGCTGCGCGGCGGGCAGGCCGAGAAGGAGATCCCCTTCGCCAAGCCCAACTCGCTGACCAAGGTGTTCGCCGTCGCCTCGGGCAAGGGCGGCGTGGGCAAGTCCTCGGTCACGGTCAACCTCGCCGCGGCCATGGCCGCCGAGGGGCACAAGGTGGGCGTCGTCGACGCCGACATCTACGGCCACTCGGTGCCGCGGATGCTGGGCGTCTCCGGCCACCCGACCAAGGTCGAGGACATGATCCTGCCGCCGAGCGCGCACGACATCAAGGTCATCTCGGTCGGCATGTTCACTCAGGGCAACCAGCCGGTGGTGTGGCGCGGCCCGATGCTGCACCGCGCACTGCAGCAGTTCCTCTCCGACGTGTTCTGGGGCGACCTCGACGTCCTGCTGATGGACCTGCCGCCCGGCACCGGTGACATCGCCATCTCGGTCGCGCAGTTGCTGCCGGGCGCCGAGATCCTGGTCGTCACGACCCCGCAGCAGGCCGCGGCCGAGGTCGCCGAGCGGGCCGGCGCCATCTCCGCCCAGACCCACCAGCGCGTGGCCGGCGTCATCGAGAACATGTCGTACTTCATCGCGCCCGGCACCCAGGAGCGCACCTACCTGTTCGGCGAGGGCGGCGGCAAGGCGGTCTCCGAGGGCCTCACCCAGGCGCTGGGCGCCAAGGTGCCGATGCTCGGCCAGGTCCCGCTGGAGATGGGCATGCGCGAGGGCGGCGACGAGGGCAAGCCGTACGTGCTGACCGACCCCGACACCGAGGCCTCCAAGGCGCTGCGCACGATCGCCGGGGAGCTCGTCGGCAAGCCGCGCGGCCTGTCCGGCATGCAACTGGGCATCAGCCCGGCCCGTCGCTGA
- a CDS encoding FG-GAP-like repeat-containing protein — MGRYRSAASATVFCTVTVLLAACAGTGTSGEPPVLEPSGYAPTATPDGDAAALNDVNGDGYADFAVSGEWVRGVEEEPVGHKAVGYGSDSGLDPAEGTSFNDLVPDEPGEYGDGLLDGTFAFNGDVLEPMADLDQDGYADLVVIGDTEQYLVRGSEDGPADAVALALDRPADAVGDFNGDGFPDIIAAGRAALGGAADDSERTDREALHSRVLYGPFSASGEPAATGRFDGTQGGWVPVGGAVAGDFDGDGRDDLVVFGFYWEEDARFEERGAPQVESVVYFRGTDEGMVAAGAVQELSVGYTGGPVEYETGAAGDVDGDGDDDLIVPNGGVFSVSSGITVLYGGPEGPGSGGEKTEIDQESPGVPGDTEADDMGEAADGFGENPAVGDVDGDGFADVAVAAPGEDEGRGSVTVLRGGPDGLSGAGAQRIGLDSPGVPEEPSGGPGPEGGDRFGADLSLVDLDGDGRTELVVGAGGYRRGTERPGGYWVFTATEEGPSTRDAVFFAPQSLGG; from the coding sequence ATGGGTAGATACCGATCCGCCGCATCGGCGACCGTGTTCTGTACGGTGACAGTGCTCCTCGCCGCGTGCGCGGGGACGGGAACCAGTGGCGAGCCGCCCGTTCTGGAGCCGTCCGGATACGCGCCGACGGCCACGCCCGACGGCGACGCCGCGGCGCTGAACGACGTCAACGGCGACGGCTACGCCGACTTCGCCGTCAGCGGTGAGTGGGTGCGGGGGGTCGAGGAGGAACCGGTCGGCCACAAGGCCGTCGGCTACGGCTCGGACTCGGGACTGGACCCCGCCGAGGGGACCTCGTTCAACGACCTGGTGCCCGATGAGCCGGGAGAATACGGCGACGGCCTTCTGGACGGCACCTTCGCCTTCAACGGGGACGTCCTGGAGCCCATGGCAGACCTCGACCAGGACGGCTACGCCGACCTCGTCGTCATCGGAGACACCGAGCAGTACCTCGTCCGGGGATCGGAGGACGGGCCCGCCGACGCCGTCGCTCTGGCACTCGACCGCCCGGCCGACGCGGTGGGCGACTTCAACGGCGACGGCTTCCCCGACATCATCGCCGCGGGGAGGGCGGCCCTGGGCGGCGCCGCCGACGACTCCGAGCGGACGGACCGCGAAGCGCTCCACTCCCGGGTGCTCTACGGGCCGTTCTCCGCTTCGGGGGAGCCGGCGGCCACCGGGCGCTTCGACGGCACCCAGGGGGGCTGGGTTCCGGTGGGCGGTGCCGTCGCGGGCGACTTCGACGGGGACGGCCGCGACGACCTGGTGGTGTTCGGCTTCTACTGGGAGGAGGACGCACGGTTCGAGGAACGGGGCGCGCCCCAGGTCGAAAGCGTCGTCTACTTCCGGGGCACGGACGAGGGCATGGTCGCCGCGGGTGCGGTTCAGGAGCTCAGCGTCGGATACACCGGGGGCCCCGTCGAGTACGAGACGGGCGCAGCGGGCGACGTCGACGGCGACGGCGACGACGATCTCATCGTTCCCAACGGCGGTGTCTTCTCCGTCTCCAGCGGGATCACCGTCCTCTACGGCGGGCCCGAAGGCCCCGGCTCCGGCGGGGAGAAGACCGAGATCGACCAGGAGAGCCCCGGCGTCCCCGGCGACACCGAGGCCGACGACATGGGGGAGGCCGCCGACGGGTTCGGCGAGAACCCCGCGGTCGGCGACGTCGACGGTGACGGGTTCGCCGACGTCGCCGTCGCCGCGCCCGGCGAGGACGAGGGGCGGGGGAGCGTCACCGTGCTCCGCGGAGGCCCCGACGGACTCAGCGGTGCGGGGGCCCAGCGGATCGGACTCGACTCACCGGGCGTGCCGGAGGAGCCGAGCGGCGGCCCCGGTCCCGAGGGCGGCGACCGCTTCGGCGCCGACCTCTCACTGGTCGACCTGGACGGCGACGGCCGCACCGAACTCGTGGTCGGCGCGGGCGGCTACCGCAGAGGGACCGAGCGGCCCGGCGGCTACTGGGTCTTCACGGCCACCGAGGAGGGGCCGAGCACCCGCGACGCCGTCTTCTTCGCCCCCCAGTCGCTGGGCGGGTGA
- a CDS encoding nucleoside deaminase, whose protein sequence is MPESDAARYARWLQIAVEEAEAGLASGGIPIGAALIDRDGRVLGRGHNRRVQDDDPSVHGETAAFKAAGRQRSYAGTTMVTTLSPCWYCSGLVRQFGISRVVIGEARTFSGGHEWLAENGVEVVVLDDPGCERLMTGFIAAHPALWYEDIGEDDTE, encoded by the coding sequence GTGCCCGAGTCCGACGCCGCACGCTACGCGCGGTGGCTGCAGATCGCCGTCGAAGAGGCCGAGGCCGGCCTGGCGAGCGGCGGCATCCCCATCGGGGCCGCCCTGATCGACCGCGACGGCCGGGTCCTCGGCCGCGGCCACAACCGCAGGGTGCAGGACGACGATCCGTCCGTGCACGGGGAGACCGCGGCGTTCAAGGCGGCCGGGCGGCAGCGCTCCTACGCCGGGACCACGATGGTCACCACGCTCTCGCCGTGCTGGTACTGCAGCGGGCTGGTCCGCCAGTTCGGCATCTCGCGCGTGGTGATCGGCGAGGCCCGGACGTTCTCCGGCGGGCACGAGTGGCTGGCGGAGAACGGCGTCGAGGTGGTGGTGCTGGACGACCCCGGGTGCGAGCGGCTGATGACCGGCTTCATCGCCGCGCACCCGGCCCTGTGGTACGAGGACATCGGCGAGGACGACACGGAATGA